A window from uncultured Desulfobacter sp. encodes these proteins:
- a CDS encoding IS3 family transposase codes for MAKKKQRAPLMSIEEKRQRIQPKNSKLSIQRQCELIGLPRSIYYRKGLTGQETPTNLEFMRLIDNEYTAHPFYGTRQIRNALRRNGYKINRKRVQRLMRKMGIQSIAPKPNTSKAHPQNKVYPYLLRNVEVTRSNQVWCTDITYIPLSGGFVYLTAVMDWYSRHVLSWELSMGAFPFSRFEKSLSLRTKNVIVSVR; via the coding sequence TTGGCTAAAAAAAAACAGCGGGCACCTCTGATGAGTATTGAAGAGAAAAGACAGCGGATTCAACCCAAGAACTCCAAACTCAGTATTCAAAGGCAATGTGAACTGATAGGGCTCCCACGTTCTATCTATTACCGTAAAGGCCTGACTGGACAGGAAACGCCTACAAATTTGGAATTCATGAGGTTGATTGACAATGAATATACCGCCCATCCTTTTTATGGCACCCGCCAAATTCGTAATGCCCTCAGGCGTAACGGATATAAGATTAACCGCAAACGGGTTCAACGACTGATGCGGAAAATGGGAATTCAGTCCATTGCACCGAAACCAAATACCAGCAAGGCTCATCCCCAAAATAAAGTGTATCCATATCTTTTGAGGAACGTTGAAGTAACCAGATCAAATCAGGTGTGGTGTACGGATATAACATATATTCCACTTTCTGGTGGCTTCGTTTATTTGACGGCGGTCATGGATTGGTATAGTCGTCATGTTCTCTCCTGGGAACTATCAATGGGCGCATTCCCATTTTCCCGGTTTGAAAAAAGCCTATCTTTGAGAACAAAAAACGTGATAGTTTCTGTTCGCTGA
- a CDS encoding IS3 family transposase translates to MKRKNYSKELKSKVALAAIKGNQTVNEIASEFGIHTSLVNRWKKEAIEALPLVFGNSQAKQTKETEIERDRLYQKVGQLQVELDWLKKNSGHL, encoded by the coding sequence TTGAAACGGAAAAACTACAGTAAAGAATTAAAAAGTAAGGTCGCATTGGCAGCCATAAAAGGGAATCAAACTGTCAATGAGATTGCCTCTGAGTTCGGTATTCATACAAGCCTTGTAAATAGATGGAAAAAGGAAGCAATAGAAGCCCTTCCATTGGTATTTGGCAATAGCCAGGCAAAACAAACCAAAGAAACAGAGATTGAACGGGACCGTTTATATCAAAAGGTCGGCCAACTCCAGGTAGAACTGGATTGGCTAAAAAAAAACAGCGGGCACCTCTGA